In Rosa chinensis cultivar Old Blush chromosome 1, RchiOBHm-V2, whole genome shotgun sequence, a genomic segment contains:
- the LOC112174784 gene encoding uncharacterized protein LOC112174784 has protein sequence MTQKATQFKGQQKRKTIPPNRHGKSVQTRKGKRNVKPAKFTKDMDADREITKFINHCNEVKAATAANKEGGQLSIVKSAPESDNGGKQ, from the exons ATGACGCAGAAGGCGACGCAATTCAAAGGGCAGCAGAAGAGGAAAACAATACCTCCGAACCGCCATGGAAAGAGCGTTCAAACTCGCAAGGGGAAGCGAAACGTGAAGCCCGCTAAGTTCACCAAGGACATGGACGCCGATAGG GAGATAACAAAGTTCATAAACCACTGCAATGAGGTGAAGGCGGCCACTGCTGCAAACAAAGAAGGTGGCCAACTAAGTATTGTCAAATCAGCTCCAGAGTCGGATAATGGTGGAAAACAATAG